The sequence below is a genomic window from Chitinispirillum alkaliphilum.
TGACCGGCCCCGAAGGGCATATACTGTTTTCTAAGTCGTGGAAAATTTAGGATGATTAACTTTCAGGAAAGGCTTGAATGATGATTAAAAAAACAGTTGGCTTTGAAAAGTTTGAAGTTTTTGCGCGGGAGCATATGAGTTTTTTTCCCTCCGGCAGTGAACTTCAATGGCTCCGGTATGTGTGGTCACAGATGATACAGCTCAATATGGCCAGCTACACAAATGAAATTGGAAGGCATCTGGTCTTTCTGCGGTTTTTGAGTTTGTATGAACAGATGAGTTGCTTTGTATGCCTTACGTTTGCCAAAAAGAGGCCGTTTCCTGCAGCTGAGGCGATGGAGAAACTTAAATTGTCAGATTTCAGGCTGGGTCAGATGGCTGGGCTCGATCATGATATTGAAACAGAGAACGAAGAGAGTCTTCTTGATTCAGGTCTGCGCAGTCTTGTGAGAGAGCAGCGCAGCAGTGTATACAATGCAATATTTCGTATATTCGGCGGAGAGTCAGGATTGCTTGTAAGTTTACTGTTGCTGCCAAGAGAGAGTCTCAATTTTTTTGATTTTGATCAGTTGTATGAAGCGTATGCACCCGATTTACTCGATTACCCTGCAGCATCACAACCAGCCAAAAAGGTTTCACCTCTTCAGGCGATGAAAAGCGGAACGTGTGCGTGAACTGTTGCTTGTTCCCGGCGTAATGGCCGGGAACAAAGGGGGGGTTTAGAAATGCGCATAAGGGATTGAGTTTAAAAGCAGGGTTGGCTATTTTTCTTTTTCCCGTTTTTCCCCTTATCTTCTTTTTTCAGGTCTTCACATGTAAGGCTATAGTCCTCAAATTGCTTGCGCCAGTCTCTGCACCACATGGTAAGGTCGGGTGAGTTTTTTATTCCGCAGAGCGCCTTCTCCTCTTCAAGCCTGTGCATTTTAGCTTCATCGGCAAGAGAGTAGAGTTTTTTTCTGTAGGTTTCATTTTCTTCGATTGGAATGGTTTCCTGAGCATATGCTTCTATTGACAGAAGATGTTTTCTTATGCACTTTTCGCCTCCGGTTTCACAGGGGCAGGCCTTATCAGCTTCATGGTCCTGTAACAAAAGCAGCTCTTTTACAATCTGTAGATATTGCCATTTAAGAATAGGTTTCACGCAGATCCTCCCCGGGTTTGTTTGATGTTACAGTTTGGTGTCAAATTCATCTATCCAGTAGGTGGCACCGACAGAAAGGGTCAGATAGTTTCTGAAATAAGCCAGGGTATGTGCCCACCACGAGTTGTTGTTTTCTTCTATTGATCCGAAGATGTCATACCCTACGGTTATGCCGAACCGATCGCTGTGGTTGTTTTTTCCGCGCCCCTTGGTAAGGCTGATACCTGCATAGAAATCGTTTTCAAACACATAGATCAGTTCAGTTTTGAATATGCTGTAGTAGTCGGTGCCTATGGAAGAGAGGTCAAATCCTGAGCGGGCAAAGCTGAAAAACCTCCCCCAGCTTTCAACCCCGATTCTCACTCGTATAGGAATGTCGGGGTAGTAGATATTAAAAATTCCAAAAGCCATGCCCAGAGTATTGGCGATCTGGTCGTGAACAGAGAAACCCGCACTTGTAAGCCCGTCAAAGCACTCCATAAGTGTCCAGAATGCAAAACTGAGTGCTCCGGCAGCCGCGGCTGGATTTTCCAATGAGAAATAGTGATTGAGCAATCTGTAGTTTAGTTCTGTTTTCGCCGCGGCTCCCACGAAATGCCAAACTTTATCCTGAAGATAAGGTTCGTTTTCTTCTACATTGAGAAAGGGGTTTGAGTTGTTGATCGACTCTCCCTTGAAGTTGAGCATAAATGCGGGTATGCCTATGAATTCAACTCCCAGAACTGTAGCCCCGAGAAGGGAATTTGGCCCCGGGGGCGGGGTTTGGGGAGTGAAATTGAAAAGCTCTTTTAGATCTATATCAATTATGTCGATAACTTCGGTACTTTTTTCCCCTGCCTGCACAGTGACAACTGTACACAGCGCAAGCACAAGGGGCAGTATAGATTTCATTTACCCGCCTCCTTATTTTCACAAACAAAAAAGATTGACATTTGTGCCTGCAGGCTTTTGACAAAGTAAAAAAGAGTTTGAATCTCCGAAAAACTCTCTTCTTAACTGTGAGTCTCAAATAACATACCACGGAGTTTACCCGTGTAAACCTCAAACCGGGGAAAAGATCGCTTTTAAACGTTAAAAACGGGGGAAAAGAGGCATTGAAGCGGGTAAGCTTCGGAAGGCTATACCCAGACCGGGCTTCACCTTTTCAAACGGAGAATAGTGAAATTGAGAGAAGATGGATCACGGAAAAACTGCTTTCAAAAACACCCAGGGGAGATTGGAAACGTTACACCAAGTTTTTAAGAGCTGCTGAGGTTTTGGACTGCAGACTGGTCCGGAGTTCACAGCCTGCAGAGGTGAGATGAGGATATCCTTTTTATGTCCTGTCAAATTGTGTGGCGGCCGCAGCCCTGAGAGCAGAACCATTATCAGAGGTCCTGAGAAGATCGGCACCGGTGACCGACTGAAATGATCTGAGGTCGAATTCAGGTAGTATGGCAAGGAAATGATCGAAGATATCAGACTGTATGGATTCAAAGACTTTCCAGTCTGTGTTGTTTGTAAAAACATATATCTGCAATGGTAAACCCTGGGGACCGGGCTGGAGCTGCCGGACCATCTGGATAAGCTCCTGATGAATTCCGGAGTTGTTGCGCAGATACTCTGTACAGTAGGCTCTGAATGTACCAATATTGGTCAGTCTTCTGCCGTTTGCAAGAGAAGAGAGATCGGAATCGCAACAATCAATCTGGTTAAACTCCTGAATTTCTGACATCTTCTTACTCAAATACGGTTTGAGCAGTTTTATTTTCCTAAACCCTTCAAGGTCCTCCTCTGTGAGAAAGCGTATGGTGTTGAGGTCTATATTTATAGAGCGCATGATTCTTCTTCCGCCCCCCTCACTCATTGCTCTCCAGTTTTTAAAAGATGAGCTTACAAGCTCGTATGCGGGGATAGATGTAACTGTTCTGTCAAAGTTTCTCACACGTATAGTGGTAAGTGAGATATCCGTCACATCTCCGTCAGCCCCGTGCTTTGGCATCTCGATCCAGTCCCCTTTTCGAACAAGATCCATGGTTGTGAGCTGCACTCCCGCTACAAGGCCAAGGATGGAGTCTTTGAATACCAGAAGAAGAATGGCGGTAAATGCTCCAAGTCCTGAGAGAAAGTAGACCGGGCTTTTACCCGCCAGCTGGCTTATGGCGAAAACCACTGTCAGCAGAAAACCGATAATTTTGAAAGCCTGCAGAAATCCCGATATGCTTATCCTTTTAGATACCTCGTATTTCTCATAGATATCTTTAATTACATTAAGGAGAGCTTCATAGATACCATATCCGGCTATTATATAATAGAGGCTAAGGATTTTGGTGATATTTATATACACTTCGGTTGATCTCTCAAAAATCAGAGGCAACCCGAAACTAAGAATTGTTGCGGGGATAAGGTGTATGGCCCTGTTTACGACTTTTCTTCTTACAATGATTTTGCTCAGACGTGCAGATTTTCTTTCG
It includes:
- a CDS encoding Small-conductance mechanosensitive channel translates to MSNFDFTIPEYLLPLAVLFLSAILLHYLFLKYLLRLVKMAGERKSARLSKIIVRRKVVNRAIHLIPATILSFGLPLIFERSTEVYINITKILSLYYIIAGYGIYEALLNVIKDIYEKYEVSKRISISGFLQAFKIIGFLLTVVFAISQLAGKSPVYFLSGLGAFTAILLLVFKDSILGLVAGVQLTTMDLVRKGDWIEMPKHGADGDVTDISLTTIRVRNFDRTVTSIPAYELVSSSFKNWRAMSEGGGRRIMRSINIDLNTIRFLTEEDLEGFRKIKLLKPYLSKKMSEIQEFNQIDCCDSDLSSLANGRRLTNIGTFRAYCTEYLRNNSGIHQELIQMVRQLQPGPQGLPLQIYVFTNNTDWKVFESIQSDIFDHFLAILPEFDLRSFQSVTGADLLRTSDNGSALRAAAATQFDRT